A segment of the Carya illinoinensis cultivar Pawnee chromosome 1, C.illinoinensisPawnee_v1, whole genome shotgun sequence genome:
aataagatgtcGTAGCTGGAAAAATTGTCAGTACCTGTGCCAAGGCATAAGGCAAGGCTGAATACATCCCTGCTGCTTTTTCTCTGTAAAAGACTGTTCGTTCAACAGCCACCACTGGCTGCACTGAATTGGCATTTTTAACACCGATAAAGAGAACAGAAGCGTACATCGAACCCATAGCATTAAATACATCTTGTTTCTTTGTCCTGTGATCATCAATGTTTGAAATTCAACTCAAAAGCTCAAAGATATTACAAGAATTTGCACATTTGTGAATTGCTTAGTTCTGTAGTTGTAACTTACGCTTTTGAGCCAAGGTTCCAGAACATTGTCCCGAACATCAGGGCTATGATGGTTGTGAAGAGAAACCTTACGGCAGTATACAGCGGGTTGCGCCAATATGACCAGTGTTGTTTCCACAAGCAAGCCATGAATTGTGTGAAATATGTCTGTGAGTATTGTGTAGGGAAATAGAGGTCCTTTGATCCAGGAGCAGGGCTGCTCAATTCATTAATAAGTGCTTTGTTTCTCCTGTAATATTTGGCATTCAATGGTACaagttttgtaaaaaaattccaACATAACGACTGcatttatttttgtagtttaGATGATGGGAACAAAGATATTATTTCAGTCTTAAAACTTAGTCAGGTATATTATTAGACCGACCTGTAGAGCTCCGAATTTCTGTACACATCAGCAAAATCAATTCCCAAAGCCGTTTCATGTGCTGAGGAAGTAACTTCCAACATCCAAGTCGCTGGATTATGACCATCTTTAATCTTACTGATTCCCTCTATTCCCTTGATGTAGCAGAGGTAAATGTATTAGCAAAATCTTtcagaaagaaaaagatttacAGGATAATTATGACTGTACATATCTCCTGATGGTCCTTGAGATCATACCTCAAAATAATTGATTAGATGGTAAGAATGGCGACCCAATGGCCCTACATATATCTCCTGACCCCCACGCTTCATTAGGAATAGCTGTAatttcatgttaaatatgtcataCTTGTTTACAGAAGATAAGGTCCCCAAAAGTTCCAAACAATTCGGTTAATTAGTATTCCTCACCTCATCAAATGATTCAAATATGTCAATGCTTGGCTGATGGATGGTGCACACAACTGTTCTTCCCGTGTCCACAGTGTTCCTCACAGTCCTCATGACAATAGCAGCAGCTCTAGCATCCAGCCCGGAAGTTGGTTCATCCATGAAAATTATGGAGGGGTTGGCAACTAGCTCTACTGCAATGGTAAGTCTCTTGCGTTGCTCAGTCGAAAGGCCATTCACACCAGGCAACCCAACCAATGCTTGCCTCAAAGGTTTCAATTCCACGAGCTCCATAACTTCCTCAATGAACATCTgcaatcatttttcattttctaaaattagcttTACCCGTGCTGGTTTAAGAATTCATGCAGCTTATGGGATGACTCCAATTTTTTTGTCATCCAGAGATCTTCAACTAGTAGATAAAGCTTTAgaatataataagaaaatacaGAAACAAAGTCAGCATTTGAATATAAAAGTCTCCAATTTTAGATACCAACCTTCCTTGCTTCAGAATCAACATCAGGCGATAGGCGGAGCCATGCTGAATAGAGCAAGGACTCATACACAGTAACATGAGGAGAGTGGATGTCATTTTGCTCACAATATCCAGAAACTCGAGCAAACGTTTCTTGCTTCTTTGGGTACCCAGAAATTGTGATATTCCCATCAATATATCCACCGGTTTTTCTACCAGCCAGCACATCCATCAGAGTTGTTTTACCAGCACCACTGACACCCATCAGAGCTGTGAGAACTCCTGGCCTGAAAGCACCACTCACAcccttcaggagcaccaatttATCTTCAGTAACACCTTGAATCTTCATTTCCTGCAAAGTCGTTTTAAACAAATAGTGTGTagatttgaaagttgaaacaaAATTCACTTCATTTACAAACCATTTTATAATTGCTGCAAATTACCTGTGGCATGTCAACCGAGTATGTAATTTCATCAAAGGTAATGGAACGTTGTTCAAATGGAAGAACCATGCCTCTTTTCCTATTCCGATTGACCTCTACTGTATCCTCCGCACTAACAGACAAGGACTTAGAGGAAATACTTCTCATGCTAGTTTCAGTTCTACTCCCTGCAGGTCCACAAAATTCAGTTGGCTTTAAGAGAAACAACATAAATTAAGAATAGAATAACGGAATAGAAACACACAAACAGCTGTATCTCATGAGATATATCACCTATTTTGAATTGGTGACTTGAGCTATTTCCTCTACGTGGTGACTGACTGGCTTGTCCTGATATGTCATCGTGCCTATTGCTTTGAGGTTCTTCTTGTTTAAAAGCCTGTGGCTTTCCCAATGCTGCACAATTGTTTATACCAAATTACTACACATAATATCACAAGTTCGTATGTATGGAAATGGATAAAGTGGAGCAACGCACGATTGAGATAAGCGAGCGCCAGAGTGAAGCCAGCATTGAAAACTAAAATATATCCAATCAATCCCCCTACTCCTATCCAATACCAATAGGCATGTGGGAAGAATCCACGGGACTTCAACACTTCAATTCCCAGTGATTCCGTTGAGTTTGGGAGAACCTTTAACAGAAAAATAGGTACAACTGTCAGACAATTATTAAAGATAATAAAGAGAAAAGGCCGCACATTGACTAGTTCAAGAAATTACATGTCTCCAACTCTTCCCAAGGAACTCATTAACTACTATAGCATTCTGCCCATACATCAAAGGTGACGTCCAGTAACCCCATATCCACCACTTCTTCATGTTATCTGTGGGAGTAGGCAATGACAAAAGAAGCATTAAGTAGGCTGCAGTTCAATAACGATAGAGGCCACATACAGCATTATGAACTTGTTAAATTATACCTCTTGACAGGACAAAGCCACCCAATGCAAAAAGCATGACCAGTGCAAATGAACCAAATGTGGTGGCAATAATCAGGTCCCCCCTACCAATTGCTGCAATGAAGCGGAATAATGCAGAAGCCATCTGATTAACAGCTAAGAGCAGAAGGCACTGTCTAAAAAACCTGGAATATGTACATGATTgggaaataaataatttgaaatagaaaagaaaaaggatattGAAACAACTCTTTACGGGCTAATAATAGAagtgatagtttttttttatcttatcttttaCCTTCCAGCACTTGGATCAAATCCAATGACATAGTAAGTGATAAAAACCCAGACAGCAACTTCTACAACCGTAATAGGGATCTTGATGATCCATGAAGGAAGAGAGTATGCCCATGCAGGATAGAATCGGAGATTCCTTTGCTTGAAGAAAACTGGAAGCTTTGCTACTGTCATGGAAATCTCAGCTGTACCATTAAACATGATAACAACAACACCATAGAACAAAGCACCAGCGTAGATCCCTCCGTCGGTCACTGAATTGCGGTGCATCTCCGTCCGTAGGAAAATTGTCATTGCAATCAAGGCCATTATTAGAAGCTAAAAGAACAGAAAAGGTAAAATTTAATCACAATCATGTGTAATGAAAtgtaatacatacatacatacatacatacatacatacattatatataaatatataatacacaaaatcaaaatgaagCTAAAAAACTTACTTGGATGAGCTTGAAGATGTAGACAAACGAatttctcttcataagcaagaATTCTCTTGATAAGCAAGCTTTCAACAGCTCTGCCTTTCTAACACCATACTTTCTAGTTGTCAAAGCAGCTGGGTGGCTCTTTGCCCTGTTAAATGGAGTTGCAAGCTCTTCTCTAAGTTTCCGTCCCACAAGAAACGATTCGAATGCCTCGGCAAATTCCTTGACTGTTACAAAATTGTAAGGCTCATCTTTAGCTGCCCAATACTGCTCCTGATCTTTCTTTGACGTCACCTATGACAAATCGGTTACGTGTGAATTCAACTATAAGATTTTGCATGCAGTCCTCTTCTTTTTAGAAGATAATAATATCTGTTAGCTtttgaaacaaacaaaaaaagctATGTTTAGACTTACTTCTTGGAGGAAGTCGGCCACCCCTTTCCTTTCAGGACATTTGAAGCCCATAAATTCAAAAAACTCAAGAACTTGCTCACGGGGACCCTGATATACAATCTGGCCATCAGAGAGGAGAATAATGTCATCAAAAAGATTGTAAGTCTCTGGTGCTGGCTGGAGGAGTGAGATCATGACAGTGCCATTGAAAATGTGAGCATATTGCTTGATTGAATTCACAATCTGAAAAGTTGTCGAGCTATCCAGACCAGTTGATATTTCATCCATGAATAGCACCTTAGATGGTCCAACCAACATCTCacctataatttcatatatctgAAGATTATTCCTACATTCGcacagaaaatatatatttgtgcaCATTGAACTAGGAATGATTACCTGTTGTTACACGCTTTCTTTGTCCTCCAGATATACCTCGTAACATTTGATTCCCAACCAAAGTATCTGCACAGACTTCCAATCCCAGAACCTGCAAAGTGGATTGGATGAGACATGAACCGTGGTAAACTACCTTGGATTTTATAAACTCTTTTCCTCGTTATGTAACAATTTGCAGTGATGTTACCTTTAAAATATAATCTGTCACCACGCTGGCCTCCTGACCTTCTGTTGCTATTGCCTGAATTAACAatcccatataaaaaaaaattcaaaagcaaatgtaaaaaattattcttctgGTTTGAACATAGCTTGCACATAACACATTAATGGAAGGCGACTGTTTTTGCCGTTGTAATATCTCAGTAACTACGAAAATATTGTGTGAAggggaaattgagagagagagagagagagagagagagagagagagagagagaattcccCTGTATCAAGATAAACGACTTGTTCATCTATAAAACAATCATCAAGCTAAAAAGGTATGTCATTATGCTATAGTTATACGTATACGTTAAGCTATAATCTCCTAATGTGATACGTAAGTGGAAGTGTAGTCCTTCTTACCTTCATGTAGATGTCAATATCAGCATCGGGCTTAATATTtgcttctttctctctttttgctaGCTCTACCAGCATCTCTGCAGTAGGGGGTGTTAAAAGAAAGGTCAagcttaaatcaaataaataattcgaTTACAATCTCAAGAGTACAATGAAGGAAGGatagaagaaaaacaaaggCCTATCCGTATCCTAACCATAACGTGATCCGACCCCTTGACATCTTGCAGAAAAGGCCAAGGTCTCCCTTACTGTCATTTCGGCAATATGGAGGTCATGCTGACTGACATAGGCAGCAGTTCTCTGGGGAACAAACTCCCGCATTTCATGGCCATTATAAGTAACATTCCCAGAAAACTGAAAGAGAATTTCCGCTTCATATATTagatataaaaccaaaaataacAATAAGCAATCCAAAATGTTGAAAAAGTCCTGAACTTTTATACCTTCAGGTCAGGATCGAGCTCTCCAGCCAAAGCCAGCAAGAGCGTGGTCTTTCCAGAACTTGGAGGACCCAAAAGTAACGTCATTCTATGTGAAAACGTCACACGTACACGAACCATGTTAAAAAAGTACAACAAAAGTTCTAACCCTGACGGTGAAATATTAAAGAGGGAGATTATCAAACATTGAGAGGTCATTCAGATAATCGGAACAAGGGCTGCCTCCTCACCTGCTTGGCTTGATGACCCCACTAACATCTTGAAGGATGGACAAATGCTTCTTTCTACTTGGAAGAATATGAAGATAATTCAAGAAACCCTTCAAAATCAAAGGACAACGGACGTAAGTTGTATAAAactaatgaaaatgaaaagcgTCAATATTTGTACAGTGTTAAAAAAAGGTTTACATATTTACACAACGTTAATTACCTCAAAAATGTTAACGGAGAAATTCAAGCAAGTAGGTAGAGCTCTGCTTCCAACATGAGCTTCTGCCTCAACTTTTAAATTCTCGAATCGGACTTCAATTGTCGGAAGAGGAATTCCTACTctgagaaatttaattttaaaaaaacataactgaaaattcttataaaacatacttataaaaattaaaaattaaaaaaaaaaggaaaaaaaaaaagacatgttGGATAAATAGGATGAACAAAActtacataaatataaataacattGAAGTTACCTGTCGATACGATCCTTGAGCTTctgcaagaacttctcattatCCTCTTCGGGGACCTTCAACAGCCTCTCTATTAAACTCTTATTTTCCTCAACTCCAAGATCATGTATATTGATTTCACTGGCCACGCCTTGCGGCGTAGTCAGCAAACCTTTCTTCAGACGATTGAAAGTAGGAAGCTTCTGTAGCGCTGCCCATTTAAGAGCTTCTTCGTCGTCTTCTTCTCGGGAAGACCTTGAGAAAACTTCCATGGTATTGTTTCTCCATAGCGACGCGTTGTAAATATCACCACTCTCCATTGTAGAAAACCCAGGACTGTTGGTTGGAACTGAAAGTAAATAAGGGCGAAGATTTCAGGCCCGGAACCCGGAAATGCAGAAATGGGTTACCAATTATGGTTCGCTGGGTTTTATTCTTTCTCCCTTCAATGAAAGAATGTTTGGTGCGTATTTATAGAGAGGTTGAAGTCCATATACATTATACGGTGGCTTTTGAAGTGCCAAAATAGAAATGGCAGAGTTCCTAGACAGTGGACAGATTTCACAGTGAAATATCTTTCGAAATTCATCCGTAACAGTTGTTTGACTCTGAAACaatgaaaaatcatttctttaaaaTCACAAGTTTTCTTTTAAGACGCGAGACCCTCCTCAAATAATGGAATACGTCGGCTGggaaacttattattattatttttttttaagaaaagagtCCGGACCACATGTTTAAGTGACCCTTCCCGAATAAATTAATAAAGCCACTTATGATAGAGGAAACCGTGGTTAAAAGTCCAGACCATATCCACAAAAAATTGCTAGGCAACCTTCCAGCAAAGTCAaggaaccaaaaaagaaaagaaaccacAAGACTCCGTGTATATCAGCACTTTCTGATGTAAAGTAGGCCAGCTTTGTCGATTCTTAACAAGCCTCTTAACAGAGGAGGCACCAACTCCGACTGACTCAAAGATAGCATAGCAGCACCATTATCCGATGCAAGACGAGCCAGGTAATCTGCGGGAGCATTTCCTTGTCTATAAATGTGACAGATAGTGAAGCATTTTCCTCCTAATAAGCTCATAAGTTCATACTTCATCCCAATAATTCTCCAAGTACCAGACATGACACTTAGACAGTTGGAGACAATTGACTACTATTATTGAATCCAATTCAATTTCCACGTTATTCAATCCAAGTTGGCATAGGAATCTCACGCCTATAAGTAAGCTCATAAACTCTGCATAATTATTTGTTCCATTACCAAGGGGAAAGGAAAAGGCTCTTATAAAATTACCATGAAGGATCCCATAGTATACCCCTTGCCCCTGCTTTGCCTGGATTGCCTCTGCTACTTCCATCAGTATTTAATTTAATCCAGCCTTGCTTCGATCTGTACCAGTAGACAGCCTTTAATTCTCTGTTGTATCGGCCCCTTGGATGAATATTCAGGTCAGCTAATATAGTCTTATCTTGTGATGATAGGCATTActtcacacaatttttctcgcTTAATTTGGCAAGCCAGAATTTTACTTTCCTCCATGTCTCCTCCACCAAATCCACGTTCCCTTTCATCCTAGCACAGCACCTACGAGTCCATAGCTGCCATGTAACAACAGCTAGAATAATTCCAATTATCAATCCACGGGCAGACTTTTTTTATGCTCTATGATACCAAAAATTCACCGCTTCTATCCAGGACTCAAACTCAGTTCTCAACATACCAACCTGTTTGGCGCATCTCCTCCAAATATCCTTAGCTACCTTGCCCAGCAGAAAAACATGGTTCAAGTCTTCATAGGCTCCATCTACACAGCAGTCACACCTGAAGGCTAGGAGAATCCCAATTTTCCCAAGTCTATCATGTTGGAAATAtttccaaaataatatatattatatttattattaataatatgttgggatttatttttgaaagttatgaattattttggaaaaagagAATTGAAGGAAATTTTATAAGCTATTGCTTATGGTTATAATATTTGGGTCGCCACAAATCATTACTTGACATAGTGGTATTGATTGCTCCTCTCAATCAAAAGGACATGGGTTCAAGCCATGCCTCTCTCAAAGGAgagattttgttgattttatgtAGCAACAAGTGAAGGGGGCACAAGCAAGTGCGAGGCGCTGcaattaaaatggaaaatagCCATGCATCTGGGCTTGTGAATTGGCGCCTGGAAAATAAATGGCAAAAGTCACACCACTTGGGAATCGAACCAATGTGAGACGGATGAAGAGGAACCAACGTGACCATTGGACTGGGTCTAAGGCAAAAGTCACGCCACTTGGGAATCAAACCAATGTGAGACGGATGAACAGGAACCAACGTTACCATTAGACTGGGTCCAACCTTTGGATCACTTGGTAAAATTTAATGTAGAAAAACATAATTGACAGAACACATAAAGACAAATttgaaattctctctctctcaaaagtttttatttctttaaaacttGTTATTAGGATCTGTTCATTCTGTAGAGAACAGATTTCTAATCTCttggttgaatagtaaaatttgaGGGTCTTCGAGGTCTAATTTTGTGTGTGCATAACGCAGTTAGACAAACAGACTTGTTCTAAGTTTCATTGTATCTTGGAAGTAAATTCGCTTGTAACCCATGTGCATACCGTAATTGGTGGGGGCGAATATTGTCTTAAGGAAAACGACATTTGTAACACGCCTTGAAGCAAACTTTCtctcattatttttgttttgcagcCCCTTTTGTTCCAACAATCTTAAGACAATATTTCAATTATTAATGGCGCATAGTTTGAGAGAGTTTACTTTAGAGTTTGTAAAACTTGATCGTTTTGATGGAACCAATTTTCGACGTTGGCAAAAGAAGATGCACTTTCTCTTGGCCAATCTCAAAGTGGTTTATGTTCTAACTACTCCTAGACCATCTGTAAATGAAGACGAGACAATCGCTCAAAGTCGGGCAAGTATCAAATTGGTACAAGACGACTATATTTGTAAAGGACATATTTGCAATACAATGTCTGACACATTGTTTGACGCATACCAGAACAAGGCAACTGCCAAGGATCTATGGAACACACTTGAAGCTAAGTATCTTTTGGAAGATGCTCCAAGTAAGACATTTCTAACTacaaaatttttcaattataatatgataaattctAGGTCTGTTGTTGAACAATTCAATGTTATGATGCATATTCTTGATCAATTCTCCCAACATAACATGAAAATGGATGAATCCATATCAGTTTCATCCATTATTGATAAACTTCCTCAATCAtggaaaaaatacaaaagaagtTTGAAACATAGAAGGGAAGAAATGTCTCTAGAAGAGTTAGGCCAACATCTTCGTATAGAAGAAGAGATAAGGCTTAGAGACAATAATGAAGAGCGTGACTATTTAACTTCTAACATGCACATGGTAGAGGAAGGAAAGACCCACCAACACAAACAGCCCAGTGAATCCGAATATAAAAACCGAAAGAGAGaataattttgaaagaaaacaaagtcaCTTCCAAAATGAAAATCAGAAGAATCTGGGAGTAAGTTGCTTCCATTGTGGCAAACAAGGTAATTATAAAAGAGAATGTCGTTTTCTTAAAAAGAAACCACATGACTTTGGTTTTAAAGATAATTTTGAAACTATGATCTCTGAGACCAATACTCTTGAAGGAGATAACTCCTGGTTGATTGATTCAGGAGCAACAAGGCATGTCTGTAAAGACAAGAGTTTATTCAAGAGGTACGAGCCAATGGAAGATACATATGTTCTATACATGGGGAACTCATCCACTGCCGTAGTTAAAGGCAAAGGGACAATAAAAATAGAGTTCACCTCCGGAAAAGTACTTACTCTCAAAGACGTGTATTATGTACCAGAAATTAGAAAGAATGTTGTATCTGGTAGTCTTCTGAATAAGTTTgagtttaaattagtttttgaaTCAGATAAATTTGTACTTACCAAAAATGGTAATTTCGTGGGGAAGGGATATTTAAGCAAAGACATGTTCAaacttgatattaataattaaggtTTTTCTTAATTTACAGCATTTTGTTTAGAATACATGAATGTTAAAAATCTAGTTGATATggataatttagattttatttatgaatatgcatgcaaacaaataaaaaaaattgtgtgacTTCTATgtgatttttctatatattgttATGTTTATATAATGTCTTCAAAGAACCAAATTATTTGGATAGTTGTACAAAGCATTTTATGATATTTGAGAAATATCATGGATTATGGTATTGAGTACAGTTGATTTCCTTCGGTTATAGAAAGAGATTTCTTTCAGTTGTAGAAGGAATATAAATGTCAGTTGGGAACTGAGCATGATGATCACAAATCAACCAGTGGGTAAATATTTATCCTTGGTGGAGTAATCTCCTGAGATTAAAGAAGCAAGCATGCATAACTTAATCAACTATGATGACTAAGTTTATAGCATTGACTTCTTGTAGTAAAGAGGCAAAGTGGCTAAGAAAATATTGATAGAGATATCGGATTTGGCCAAAATCAATGCCCCCAATATCTTTGCATTGTGATAGTTAGGTTGAATTTGttagaataattttaaatatgggCTACTATTGATTGcatgctttataaaaaaaagggggTTAGATATAAATAGCTCATAATGGTACTTTGGTTAAACCCAATATGTTAAGTGATCATTTTGGGGTTTATTGCACCTtagtaaaatatgattataTCCTATTTAAAATGTGGTTAATTGTATGTAGGCCTAGAAGTTTAAGGGTCTTATTCTGTTTTTTTCTAGACCCATTgggttttggagtttttaatgGGAGGACTCCACATaagacttttatatatatagctaggtcCCCTCTCCTCTCCACGAATGTGTGTCTATTGGCTTACCCCATTGATAGCTAATACTTTTGTGAGGAGAAGGAGGTGAAGATTTAGCCACTAATATTATTCGTGGGATTTCAATATTGTTTTCAAGATGACTTCCGCAGGTATGATATctatattttataatctttttgtcTATTAAGATTCTTATCTGTAGCATGtgtttctagtttttt
Coding sequences within it:
- the LOC122282872 gene encoding pleiotropic drug resistance protein 1-like, whose amino-acid sequence is MESGDIYNASLWRNNTMEVFSRSSREEDDEEALKWAALQKLPTFNRLKKGLLTTPQGVASEINIHDLGVEENKSLIERLLKVPEEDNEKFLQKLKDRIDRVGIPLPTIEVRFENLKVEAEAHVGSRALPTCLNFSVNIFEGFLNYLHILPSRKKHLSILQDVSGVIKPSRMTLLLGPPSSGKTTLLLALAGELDPDLKFSGNVTYNGHEMREFVPQRTAAYVSQHDLHIAEMTVRETLAFSARCQGVGSRYEMLVELAKREKEANIKPDADIDIYMKAIATEGQEASVVTDYILKVLGLEVCADTLVGNQMLRGISGGQRKRVTTGEMLVGPSKVLFMDEISTGLDSSTTFQIVNSIKQYAHIFNGTVMISLLQPAPETYNLFDDIILLSDGQIVYQGPREQVLEFFEFMGFKCPERKGVADFLQEVTSKKDQEQYWAAKDEPYNFVTVKEFAEAFESFLVGRKLREELATPFNRAKSHPAALTTRKYGVRKAELLKACLSREFLLMKRNSFVYIFKLIQLLIMALIAMTIFLRTEMHRNSVTDGGIYAGALFYGVVVIMFNGTAEISMTVAKLPVFFKQRNLRFYPAWAYSLPSWIIKIPITVVEVAVWVFITYYVIGFDPSAGRFFRQCLLLLAVNQMASALFRFIAAIGRGDLIIATTFGSFALVMLFALGGFVLSRDNMKKWWIWGYWTSPLMYGQNAIVVNEFLGKSWRHVLPNSTESLGIEVLKSRGFFPHAYWYWIGVGGLIGYILVFNAGFTLALAYLNPLGKPQAFKQEEPQSNRHDDISGQASQSPRRGNSSSHQFKIGSRTETSMRSISSKSLSVSAEDTVEVNRNRKRGMVLPFEQRSITFDEITYSVDMPQEMKIQGVTEDKLVLLKGVSGAFRPGVLTALMGVSGAGKTTLMDVLAGRKTGGYIDGNITISGYPKKQETFARVSGYCEQNDIHSPHVTVYESLLYSAWLRLSPDVDSEARKMFIEEVMELVELKPLRQALVGLPGVNGLSTEQRKRLTIAVELVANPSIIFMDEPTSGLDARAAAIVMRTVRNTVDTGRTVVCTIHQPSIDIFESFDELFLMKRGGQEIYVGPLGRHSYHLINYFEGIEGISKIKDGHNPATWMLEVTSSAHETALGIDFADVYRNSELYRRNKALINELSSPAPGSKDLYFPTQYSQTYFTQFMACLWKQHWSYWRNPLYTAVRFLFTTIIALMFGTMFWNLGSKATKKQDVFNAMGSMYASVLFIGVKNANSVQPVVAVERTVFYREKAAGMYSALPYALAQVLIELPYVFAQAAAYGVIVYAMIGFEWTAAKFFWYIFFMYVSLLYFTFYGMMTVAATPNYHISSIVSSAFYALWNLFSGFIIPRPRIPIWWRWYSWACPLAWTLYGLVAAQFGDKKDILESGETVEDFVREYFGFKHEFVGVVAAVTVGFALLFAFIFALSIKMLNFQRR
- the LOC122300936 gene encoding uncharacterized protein LOC122300936, whose product is MAHSLREFTLEFVKLDRFDGTNFRRWQKKMHFLLANLKVVYVLTTPRPSVNEDETIAQSRASIKLVQDDYICKGHICNTMSDTLFDAYQNKATAKDLWNTLEAKYLLEDAPSKTFLTTKFFNYNMINSRSVVEQFNVMMHILDQFSQHNMKMDESISVSSIIDKLPQSWKKYKRSLKHRREEMSLEELGQHLRIEEEIRLRDNNEERDYLTSNMHMVEEGKTHQHKQPSESEYKNRKRE